A genomic window from Terriglobia bacterium includes:
- the aroF gene encoding 3-deoxy-7-phosphoheptulonate synthase, with amino-acid sequence MLVVMQSHATPEQIQAVCARIESLGLKAHPIPGALRTAIGVTGNRGAVDLGILEALPGVVECISVSKPYKLVSRDAKPEDTILRIPTPSGDVFVGGDKIALIAGPCAVETEEQLMTVAESIAKTGVRLLRGGAFKPRTSPYSFQGHGEEGLKILAKARERFGLGIVTEAVDNESLDLVERYADVIQIGARNMQNFSLLKRAGRAKKPVLLKRGISATLDEFLMAAEYLLSEGNYNVMLCERGVRTFADHSRNTLDLSIIPAVKKRSHLPILVDPSHGTGLRSKVLPLSRAAIAVGADGLLVEVHHAPDQALSDGMQSILPSELQQLVAEARQIAAVLHRSVN; translated from the coding sequence ATGCTGGTCGTCATGCAGTCCCATGCCACCCCCGAGCAGATTCAAGCCGTCTGCGCGCGCATCGAAAGCCTCGGCCTGAAGGCCCACCCCATCCCCGGCGCTCTGCGCACCGCCATCGGCGTCACCGGCAACAGAGGCGCCGTGGACCTCGGCATCCTCGAAGCCCTTCCCGGCGTCGTCGAATGCATCTCGGTCAGCAAGCCCTACAAACTGGTCAGCCGCGACGCCAAGCCCGAAGACACCATCCTGCGCATCCCCACGCCTTCCGGCGACGTCTTCGTCGGCGGCGACAAGATCGCCCTCATCGCCGGCCCCTGCGCCGTCGAAACCGAAGAGCAGCTCATGACCGTGGCCGAGAGCATCGCCAAAACCGGCGTGCGCCTCCTCCGCGGCGGCGCCTTCAAGCCCCGCACTTCCCCCTACAGCTTCCAGGGCCACGGCGAAGAGGGCCTGAAAATCCTCGCCAAAGCCCGCGAGCGCTTCGGCCTGGGCATCGTCACCGAAGCCGTGGACAACGAGAGCCTTGACCTCGTCGAGCGCTACGCCGACGTCATCCAGATCGGCGCCCGCAACATGCAGAACTTCTCCCTCCTCAAGCGCGCCGGCCGCGCCAAAAAGCCCGTCCTGCTCAAGCGCGGCATCTCCGCCACCCTCGACGAATTCCTCATGGCCGCCGAGTATCTCCTCTCCGAAGGCAACTACAACGTCATGCTCTGCGAGCGCGGCGTGCGCACCTTCGCCGACCACTCCCGCAACACCCTGGACCTGAGCATCATCCCCGCCGTCAAAAAGCGCAGCCACCTGCCCATCCTCGTGGACCCCAGCCACGGCACCGGCCTGCGCAGCAAGGTTCTGCCGCTCTCCCGCGCCGCCATCGCCGTCGGCGCCGACGGCCTCCTCGTCGAAGTCCATCACGCCCCCGACCAGGCCCTCTCCGACGGCATGCAGTCCATCCTCCCCAGCGAACTCCAGCAACTCGTCGCCGAAGCCCGCCAAATCGCCGCCGTCCTCCACCGCTCCGTCAACTAG
- a CDS encoding efflux RND transporter periplasmic adaptor subunit: protein MRSLSEILKTIRERPLWRWSAMAGAGTLVLVLAVWWVRAPGAAEYYTAKVEHGDVVQVVSATGTINAVTTVQVGSQVSGNIKRLYVDFNSRVKQGQLIAEIDPAIFQAQLQQAEADLANAEANALSLTAQIETQRADLLSAKADVDKAQAQANDAQLQYRRAKDLADQGIVAVSQRDTAQATADSATASLHSAEAMLEQSKAKLNVSIANLEQARAQIKQRKAAVDLARLNLLHAHIYAPIDGTVIARNVDVGQTVAASLQAPTLFVIALDLTKMLVYAKTDEADVGRIRAGATATFKVDSFPRETFTGKVTQIRMNATTIQNVVTYDTIVAFDNPGQRLFPGMTAYVSIPVAWENDAVKIPNGALRFKPELSDAQRKALFTKYGVAEAAGGGKGARPANGGGGRPGGAAPQNGVSYREDSAIVWKLHADKALEPVRVKLGVTDFTFTAMKEGKLQPGDALVIGEVSKSGKPAQQSPMGGPGVQRRM from the coding sequence ATGCGCAGCCTGTCTGAAATCCTGAAAACAATCCGGGAGCGCCCCCTGTGGCGCTGGAGCGCGATGGCCGGGGCGGGGACGCTGGTGCTCGTGCTGGCGGTGTGGTGGGTGCGCGCGCCGGGAGCGGCCGAATACTACACGGCGAAAGTGGAGCACGGAGACGTGGTGCAGGTCGTGTCGGCAACGGGCACGATCAACGCGGTCACGACGGTGCAGGTGGGCTCGCAGGTCTCGGGAAACATCAAGCGCCTGTATGTGGATTTTAATTCGCGTGTGAAGCAAGGCCAACTGATCGCGGAGATCGACCCGGCGATTTTCCAGGCGCAACTGCAGCAGGCGGAAGCCGACCTGGCCAACGCCGAGGCCAACGCCCTGAGCCTTACGGCGCAGATCGAAACGCAGCGCGCCGACCTGCTTTCCGCCAAGGCGGATGTAGACAAGGCGCAGGCCCAGGCGAACGACGCACAACTGCAGTACCGACGGGCCAAAGATCTGGCCGACCAGGGGATCGTAGCGGTTTCCCAGCGCGACACGGCGCAGGCCACGGCGGATTCCGCGACGGCTTCCCTACATTCCGCGGAAGCCATGCTGGAACAATCCAAAGCCAAATTGAACGTCTCCATCGCCAACCTGGAGCAGGCCCGCGCGCAGATTAAACAGCGCAAGGCGGCGGTGGATCTGGCGCGGCTGAATCTGCTGCACGCGCATATCTATGCGCCGATCGACGGCACGGTGATCGCCCGCAACGTGGACGTGGGGCAGACCGTGGCGGCCAGCCTGCAGGCGCCGACGCTGTTCGTGATCGCGCTGGACCTGACGAAGATGCTGGTCTACGCGAAGACGGACGAGGCGGACGTGGGGCGCATCCGGGCGGGGGCCACGGCGACGTTCAAAGTGGATTCGTTTCCGCGGGAGACTTTCACGGGAAAGGTCACGCAGATCCGCATGAACGCCACGACCATTCAGAACGTGGTGACCTACGACACGATCGTGGCCTTCGACAATCCCGGGCAACGACTGTTCCCGGGGATGACCGCGTACGTGAGCATCCCCGTCGCGTGGGAAAACGACGCGGTGAAGATCCCCAACGGGGCGCTGCGCTTCAAGCCGGAGCTTTCGGACGCGCAACGCAAGGCGTTGTTCACGAAGTATGGCGTGGCGGAAGCCGCAGGCGGGGGAAAGGGCGCGCGGCCCGCGAACGGCGGCGGTGGCCGGCCGGGAGGCGCCGCGCCGCAGAATGGCGTGAGCTACCGCGAGGACTCGGCGATTGTGTGGAAACTGCACGCGGACAAGGCGCTGGAGCCGGTGCGCGTGAAGCTGGGGGTAACCGATTTCACGTTTACGGCGATGAAGGAAGGAAAACTGCAGCCGGGCGACGCGCTGGTCATCGGCGAGGTCTCCAAGAGCGGCAAGCCGGCGCAGCAGAGTCCCATGGGCGGGCCGGGGGTGCAGCGGAGAATGTAG
- a CDS encoding GIY-YIG nuclease family protein — MNHHYAIYILASRSRSLYTGVTDNLERRMIEHRQGLVPGFTTRYRVFRLVHFESFGHIQDAIAREKEIKGWRREKKIRLIECKNATWEDLAVQLPHAYRSRQFQSGSLTRSLKTSERIRDDNQKDHDRLPGSS; from the coding sequence ATGAACCACCACTACGCCATCTACATCCTCGCTAGCCGCTCCCGCTCCCTCTACACCGGCGTAACAGACAACCTCGAACGCCGAATGATCGAACATCGCCAAGGTCTCGTCCCGGGCTTTACCACTCGTTACCGAGTCTTCCGCCTCGTCCACTTCGAATCTTTCGGCCACATTCAAGACGCCATCGCACGCGAAAAGGAAATCAAAGGTTGGCGCCGTGAAAAGAAAATCCGCCTGATCGAATGTAAAAACGCAACGTGGGAAGACCTTGCAGTCCAATTACCGCACGCTTACCGGAGTCGGCAATTCCAAAGCGGATCCCTCACCCGTTCGCTAAAGACCAGCGAACGGATTCGGGATGACAACCAAAAAGATCACGATCGGCTACCGGGAAGCTCATGA
- the leuS gene encoding leucine--tRNA ligase: MAEYNPQAIEAKWQKRWEEARVFESEADPAKPKYYVLEMLPYPSGTLHMGHMRNYTIGDVVARVKRMRGFNVMHPMGWDAFGLPAENAAIKNNTHPRVWTNNNIVEFKRVLHLFGFSYDWRREISTCEPEYYRWNQWFFLRMLERGLAYRKKSRVNWCPKCATVLANEQVVNGGCWRHEDTPVEAKEIEQWFLKTTAYADQLLDDLQLLEGGWPERVITMQRNWIGKSHGAKVKFAVADVAGAEPIEVFTTRIDTVYGASALILAPNYPLVGKLLAGSPVEAEAQAKLAQIRQMSVKTADLAAAEKEGFFTGRYATNPFNGAQVPIWVGNFVLLEYGTGAIMAVPAHDQRDFEFASKYNLPKPIVVQPLAGEPLSAATQQEAYSEFGKSVNSGPYSGLETQAAIDKMAAEAEAKGFGRRETIFRLKDWGISRQRYWGTPIPVVYCAKDGLVPVPDAQLPVLLPANPKLTGMGESPLAATPEFVNTACPKCGGAARRETDTMDTFVDSSWYFYRYCDPQNDQAPYDSKKVGYWMPIDQYIGGITHAILHLLYSRFWCKVMRDLGLIQHSEPAARLFTQGMVLKGGTAMSKSKGNVVGAEEMAQKFGCDTGRLYTLFAAPPEKDLEWSEQSIEGCARFLNRVFRLVDRHAGKLAGAPRVVVDLATAPGKEKILLRKTHEALRRVTNDFETRWHFNSAIALIMELLNEIQAQEPLEEGVRPGVLREALELMTLMLAPMVPHLAEELWEMLGHRNGLWTERWPDYNAELARAEEVEVAVQVNGRVRGRVRVAAGLGEEEVVARALEDAAIRAHVAGKRLVKRIVVPDKLVNLVVG; encoded by the coding sequence GTGGCGGAATACAATCCACAGGCGATAGAGGCGAAGTGGCAGAAGCGCTGGGAGGAGGCGCGCGTCTTCGAGAGCGAGGCGGATCCCGCGAAGCCGAAGTACTACGTGCTGGAGATGCTGCCGTACCCCTCGGGCACGCTGCACATGGGGCACATGCGCAACTACACCATCGGGGACGTGGTGGCGCGGGTGAAGCGCATGCGGGGCTTCAACGTGATGCACCCGATGGGCTGGGACGCCTTCGGGCTGCCGGCGGAAAACGCGGCGATCAAGAACAACACGCACCCGCGGGTGTGGACCAACAACAACATCGTGGAGTTCAAGCGGGTGCTGCACCTATTCGGGTTCAGCTACGACTGGCGGCGGGAGATCTCCACGTGCGAGCCGGAGTATTACCGCTGGAACCAGTGGTTCTTCCTGCGCATGCTGGAGCGCGGGCTGGCGTACCGCAAGAAGAGCCGGGTGAACTGGTGCCCGAAGTGCGCCACGGTGCTGGCCAACGAGCAGGTGGTGAACGGCGGCTGCTGGCGGCATGAGGATACGCCGGTGGAGGCCAAGGAGATCGAGCAGTGGTTCTTGAAGACCACGGCGTACGCGGACCAGTTGCTGGACGACCTGCAGCTGCTGGAAGGCGGGTGGCCCGAGCGGGTCATCACCATGCAGCGCAACTGGATCGGGAAGTCGCACGGAGCGAAGGTGAAGTTCGCGGTGGCCGATGTGGCTGGAGCCGAGCCGATTGAGGTATTCACCACGCGCATCGACACGGTTTATGGCGCGAGCGCGCTGATTCTCGCGCCGAACTATCCGCTGGTGGGCAAGCTGCTGGCCGGCTCGCCGGTGGAGGCCGAAGCGCAGGCCAAGCTGGCGCAGATCCGGCAGATGTCGGTGAAGACGGCGGACCTGGCGGCGGCGGAGAAAGAAGGGTTCTTTACCGGGCGGTATGCGACGAATCCGTTCAACGGGGCGCAGGTGCCGATCTGGGTGGGGAATTTCGTGCTGCTGGAATACGGCACGGGCGCGATCATGGCCGTGCCGGCGCACGACCAGCGGGACTTCGAGTTTGCGAGCAAGTACAACTTGCCCAAGCCCATCGTGGTGCAGCCGCTGGCGGGCGAACCGCTGAGCGCCGCGACGCAGCAAGAAGCCTACAGCGAATTCGGAAAGAGCGTGAATTCCGGGCCGTACAGCGGACTGGAGACCCAGGCGGCGATCGACAAGATGGCCGCGGAGGCCGAGGCCAAAGGTTTTGGAAGGCGCGAGACGATCTTCCGGCTGAAGGATTGGGGCATTTCTCGGCAACGCTATTGGGGCACGCCGATTCCCGTGGTGTACTGCGCGAAGGACGGCCTGGTGCCGGTGCCGGACGCGCAGTTGCCGGTGCTGTTGCCGGCGAACCCCAAGCTGACCGGGATGGGCGAATCGCCGCTGGCGGCCACGCCGGAATTCGTGAACACCGCCTGCCCGAAGTGCGGGGGCGCGGCGCGGCGCGAGACGGACACCATGGACACCTTCGTGGATTCGTCGTGGTATTTCTACCGCTACTGCGATCCGCAAAACGACCAGGCGCCATACGATTCCAAGAAGGTCGGCTACTGGATGCCGATCGACCAGTACATCGGGGGGATCACGCACGCGATTCTGCACCTGCTGTATTCGCGGTTCTGGTGCAAGGTGATGCGCGACCTGGGGCTGATCCAGCACAGCGAGCCGGCGGCGCGGCTGTTCACGCAGGGCATGGTGCTCAAGGGCGGCACGGCGATGTCCAAGTCCAAGGGCAACGTGGTGGGCGCGGAGGAGATGGCACAGAAATTCGGGTGCGACACGGGGCGGCTATACACGCTGTTCGCGGCGCCGCCGGAGAAGGACCTGGAATGGAGCGAGCAGAGCATCGAGGGCTGCGCGCGCTTTCTGAACCGGGTGTTCCGGCTGGTGGACCGGCACGCCGGGAAACTGGCGGGTGCGCCGCGCGTGGTGGTGGACCTGGCCACGGCGCCGGGGAAGGAAAAGATCCTGCTGCGCAAGACGCACGAGGCGCTGCGGCGAGTGACCAACGATTTCGAGACGCGCTGGCATTTCAATTCGGCCATCGCCCTGATCATGGAGCTGCTGAACGAGATTCAGGCGCAGGAGCCGCTGGAAGAAGGCGTGCGGCCGGGCGTGCTGCGGGAAGCGCTGGAGCTGATGACGCTGATGCTGGCGCCGATGGTGCCGCACCTGGCGGAAGAGCTCTGGGAGATGCTGGGGCACAGGAACGGGCTGTGGACGGAGCGCTGGCCGGACTACAATGCGGAGCTGGCGCGGGCCGAGGAGGTCGAGGTGGCCGTGCAGGTCAACGGGCGGGTGCGCGGGCGGGTGCGCGTGGCGGCAGGGCTGGGGGAAGAGGAAGTGGTGGCGCGGGCGCTGGAGGATGCGGCGATCCGGGCGCACGTCGCGGGGAAGCGCCTGGTGAAGCGCATCGTGGTGCCGGACAAACTGGTGAACCTGGTGGTGGGGTGA
- the guaA gene encoding glutamine-hydrolyzing GMP synthase has protein sequence MTERGGVVVLDFGGQYTQLIARRIREQQVFSTILPCTVAPEEIRKLEPIGIVLSGGPSSVYDKDAPVCDPEILRLGIPVLGICYGMQWIAKTLGGKVEKSDRREYGRGQMDIQAGCGSALFADLPKSLRIWCSHGDSVLGLPPGFRETGRTESALAALEDPQRKIYAVQFHPEVKHTDRGTDILRNFLFQVCGAKPTWGGTAFIQETVEAVRRKVGPHERAICGLSGGVDSTVAAVLVHRAIGDRLTNVFVNSGLLRKNEFEDTLEMLRERLGLHVVGVDASERFLAQLQGVVDPEEKRKRIGREFIAVFAKKARELQRGEAHGEIKFLVQGTLYPDVIESVSVKGPSATIKTHHNVGGLPEKMPFELIEPLRDLFKDEVRRIGRDLGLPDELLQKHPFPGPGLAVRLLGEVTPEHLATLREADAIVEEEIRRAGLYNKVWQAFAVLLPVRSVGVMGDFRTYGLTVAVRVVESEDAMTADWARLPAAVLEKISTRIVNEVRGVTRVVYDISSKPPSTIEWE, from the coding sequence ATGACGGAACGCGGCGGCGTAGTGGTGCTGGATTTCGGCGGACAGTACACGCAGTTGATCGCGCGGCGCATCCGCGAGCAGCAGGTCTTTTCCACGATCCTGCCGTGCACCGTGGCCCCGGAAGAGATCCGCAAGCTGGAGCCCATCGGCATCGTGCTTTCCGGCGGGCCAAGCTCGGTGTACGACAAGGACGCGCCGGTGTGCGACCCGGAGATCCTGCGGCTGGGCATTCCGGTGCTGGGGATCTGCTACGGGATGCAGTGGATCGCGAAAACGCTGGGGGGCAAGGTGGAGAAGTCCGACCGCCGGGAATACGGGCGGGGACAGATGGACATTCAGGCCGGGTGCGGTTCGGCGCTTTTCGCGGATTTGCCAAAGTCGCTGCGCATCTGGTGCAGCCATGGCGACAGCGTTCTCGGATTGCCCCCGGGATTCCGGGAGACGGGGCGCACGGAGAGCGCGCTGGCCGCTTTGGAAGACCCGCAACGCAAGATCTACGCCGTGCAGTTTCACCCGGAAGTGAAACACACCGACCGCGGAACGGATATCCTGCGCAACTTCCTGTTTCAGGTGTGCGGCGCCAAGCCTACCTGGGGCGGCACGGCGTTTATCCAGGAGACGGTGGAGGCCGTCCGGCGCAAGGTGGGGCCGCATGAGCGGGCGATCTGCGGGCTGAGCGGCGGGGTGGATTCCACGGTGGCGGCCGTGCTGGTGCACCGGGCGATCGGCGACCGGCTGACCAACGTGTTCGTGAACAGCGGCTTACTGCGCAAGAACGAATTCGAGGATACCCTGGAGATGCTGCGCGAACGGCTGGGGCTGCACGTCGTCGGCGTGGATGCTTCCGAGCGCTTTCTGGCGCAGCTCCAGGGGGTTGTGGACCCGGAAGAAAAGCGCAAACGCATCGGGCGGGAGTTCATCGCCGTGTTCGCGAAGAAGGCCCGGGAGCTGCAGCGGGGCGAGGCTCACGGGGAGATTAAATTTCTGGTGCAGGGAACGCTGTATCCCGACGTGATCGAGTCCGTCTCCGTGAAGGGGCCCTCGGCCACGATCAAGACGCATCACAACGTCGGGGGCCTGCCGGAAAAAATGCCTTTCGAGCTGATCGAGCCGCTGCGCGATCTGTTCAAGGACGAAGTGCGGCGGATCGGGCGCGACCTCGGGCTGCCGGACGAGCTCCTACAGAAACATCCGTTTCCCGGACCCGGGCTGGCCGTGCGCCTGCTCGGGGAAGTGACCCCCGAGCACCTGGCCACGCTGCGGGAGGCCGATGCCATCGTGGAGGAAGAGATCCGCCGCGCCGGACTGTACAACAAGGTATGGCAGGCGTTCGCGGTGCTGCTGCCGGTGCGCAGCGTGGGGGTCATGGGCGATTTCCGGACCTACGGCTTGACCGTGGCAGTGCGGGTGGTGGAATCGGAAGACGCCATGACGGCGGACTGGGCGCGGCTGCCCGCAGCAGTGCTGGAAAAGATCTCGACGCGGATCGTCAACGAAGTGCGCGGGGTGACGCGGGTAGTCTACGACATCAGCTCCAAGCCACCCAGCACGATCGAGTGGGAATAG
- a CDS encoding helix-turn-helix transcriptional regulator, whose amino-acid sequence MIIGDRLRALREEKKLSQGDIEKRTGLLRCYISRVENGHTVPAIETLEKLARALEVPLYQLFYDGEEPPQLPNLPKRKTSDDIAWGSTGKEARFLNKLRRLLGKVDEGDRKLILYMAQKMANR is encoded by the coding sequence ATGATTATTGGTGACCGTCTTCGCGCCCTGCGCGAAGAAAAGAAACTCTCCCAAGGCGACATCGAGAAGCGGACCGGGCTCTTGCGCTGTTACATTTCCCGCGTCGAAAACGGACATACTGTCCCGGCTATTGAAACGCTGGAAAAGCTGGCTCGCGCTCTCGAAGTGCCTCTCTATCAACTCTTTTACGACGGCGAAGAGCCGCCCCAGCTTCCCAATCTGCCCAAGCGCAAGACTTCGGACGACATCGCCTGGGGCAGCACCGGGAAGGAAGCCCGCTTCCTCAACAAGCTGCGCCGCCTGTTGGGCAAGGTCGACGAAGGGGACCGCAAGCTGATCCTCTACATGGCCCAGAAAATGGCCAACCGCTGA
- a CDS encoding sigma-70 family RNA polymerase sigma factor produces MTGAPKLALQEPPERLKRSPAEAVEDRALVARAQAGATEAFEELVRRHQHRVFAVAGGILRRREDVEDIAQQVFVKAYLSLRKFDQRAAFSTWLYKITVNECWDMLRKKKVRPLVYESDLSEEQKRQFGSSVEASSRSLPDIRERLEGQEKLDRLLETLEPRDRLMLVLKEIEGFSVEEIGEILELNANTVKVRLFRARRRMVAQHRKRAGQEEWMR; encoded by the coding sequence ATGACGGGAGCGCCGAAACTCGCCTTGCAGGAACCGCCAGAGCGCCTGAAACGCAGCCCGGCAGAGGCCGTGGAAGACCGCGCGCTGGTGGCGCGGGCGCAAGCCGGAGCCACGGAGGCCTTTGAAGAGCTGGTGCGCCGGCACCAGCACCGGGTGTTTGCGGTGGCCGGGGGAATCCTGCGCCGGCGGGAGGATGTGGAGGACATCGCGCAGCAGGTGTTCGTAAAGGCCTACCTCTCGCTGCGCAAGTTCGACCAGCGCGCGGCGTTCAGCACCTGGCTGTACAAGATCACGGTGAACGAGTGCTGGGATATGCTGCGCAAGAAGAAAGTCCGGCCGCTGGTGTACGAATCGGACCTCAGCGAAGAGCAGAAACGACAATTCGGCTCCTCGGTGGAAGCATCGTCGCGCAGCCTGCCGGATATCCGCGAGCGGCTGGAGGGCCAGGAAAAGCTGGACCGGCTGCTGGAGACGCTGGAGCCGCGCGACCGGCTGATGCTGGTGCTGAAGGAGATCGAAGGATTCTCGGTGGAGGAGATCGGAGAGATTCTGGAGCTGAATGCCAATACCGTGAAGGTGCGGCTGTTCCGGGCACGGCGGCGCATGGTGGCGCAGCACCGCAAACGGGCCGGACAGGAAGAGTGGATGCGATAG
- a CDS encoding deoxyribonuclease IV produces MRIGIHTSIAGSYLNALEAARKLGCNALQIFSASPRMWAGGASRIPEADAKVFRARREELGLGPLVIHANYLINLAAVQPMLRTRSIQAFQDELVRGVSLGADYLVVHPGSRGDSTPERAVATIADSIRQAAKRVPLGGLRILIENTAGMGTAVGWRLEEVAQIVELLRGLPTGACLDTAHLFAAGYDIRSETGLKQTIAMIDSTIGLERVPVFHVNDSKIPLGGRVDRHAHIGEGKIGAEAFARLLKHPRLGAAPPEGLAGRAFLLETPIDDPGDDRRNVKRLWELAGLEEQAPAAEKNFSMLSAAAKKKIAAQKKTEKKKKASAETRRPRRSAEKKKG; encoded by the coding sequence CTGCGCATCGGGATCCACACCTCGATCGCGGGCAGCTACCTGAACGCGCTGGAAGCGGCGCGCAAGCTGGGCTGCAACGCGCTGCAGATCTTTTCGGCGAGCCCGCGCATGTGGGCCGGAGGCGCGTCGCGCATTCCGGAGGCGGATGCCAAGGTCTTTCGCGCGCGGCGCGAGGAGCTGGGACTGGGCCCGCTGGTGATCCACGCCAACTACCTGATCAATCTGGCGGCGGTGCAGCCCATGCTGCGCACGCGGTCGATCCAGGCGTTTCAGGACGAACTGGTGCGCGGGGTCTCGCTGGGCGCGGATTATCTGGTGGTGCATCCGGGCTCGCGCGGGGACTCCACGCCGGAACGCGCGGTGGCCACGATTGCGGACAGCATCCGGCAGGCGGCCAAGCGCGTGCCGCTGGGCGGGCTGCGCATCCTGATCGAAAATACGGCGGGGATGGGTACGGCGGTGGGCTGGCGGCTGGAGGAGGTGGCGCAGATCGTGGAGCTGCTGCGCGGGCTGCCGACGGGCGCGTGTCTGGATACCGCGCATCTGTTTGCTGCCGGCTACGACATCCGCAGCGAGACCGGGCTGAAGCAGACCATCGCGATGATCGACAGCACCATCGGGCTGGAGCGCGTACCGGTGTTTCATGTGAACGATTCGAAGATTCCGCTGGGCGGGCGGGTGGACCGGCATGCGCACATCGGGGAGGGGAAGATCGGCGCGGAGGCGTTTGCGCGGCTGCTGAAGCATCCGCGGCTGGGCGCAGCGCCGCCGGAGGGCCTGGCGGGGCGGGCGTTTCTGCTGGAGACGCCGATTGACGATCCGGGCGACGACCGGCGCAACGTGAAGCGGCTGTGGGAGCTGGCCGGGCTCGAAGAGCAGGCGCCCGCGGCGGAGAAGAATTTTTCGATGCTGAGCGCGGCGGCGAAGAAGAAGATTGCAGCGCAGAAGAAGACAGAGAAGAAGAAAAAGGCTAGCGCAGAGACGCGAAGGCCGCGGAGAAGCGCGGAGAAGAAGAAGGGTTAA